In the Sus scrofa isolate TJ Tabasco breed Duroc chromosome 7, Sscrofa11.1, whole genome shotgun sequence genome, one interval contains:
- the WDR61 gene encoding WD repeat-containing protein 61 isoform X2, producing the protein MTNQYSILFKQEQVDAWTLAFSPDSQYLATGTHVGKVNIFGVESGKKEYSLDTRGKFILSIAYSPDGKYLASGAIDGIINIFDIATGKLLHTLEGHAMPIRSLTFSPDSQLLVTASDDGYIKIYDVQHANLAGTLSGHASWVLNVAFCPDDTHFVSSSSDKSVKVWDVGTRTCVHTFFDHQDQVWGVKYNGNGSKIVSVGDDQEIHIYDCPI; encoded by the exons tggATGCCTGGACTTTGGCCTTTTCTCCTGATTCCCAGTATCTGGCCACAGGAACTCATGTGGGGAAAGTGAACATTTTTGGTGTTGAAAGTGGGAAAAAGGAATATTCTTTGGACACAAGAGGAAAATTCATTCTTAGTATTGCATAT AGTCCTGATGGGAAGTATCTGGCCAGTGGCGCTATAGACGGAATCATCAATATTTTTGATATTGCAACTGGAAAACTTCTTCATACGCTGGAAG GCCATGCTATGCCCATTCGCTCCTTGACTTTTTCCCCGGATTCGCAGCTCCTTGTCACTGCTTCAGATGATGGCTACATCAAGATCTATGACGT ACAACATGCCAACTTGGCTGGCACACTGAGTGGCCATGCATCCTGGGTGTTGAATGTTGCATTTTGTCCAGATGACACACACTTTGTTTCCAG ttcatcTGACAAAAGTGTAAAAGTTTGGGATGTTGGAACGAGGACATGTGTTCACACCTTCTTTGATCACCAGGATCAG gTCTGGGGAGTAAAATACAATGGAAATGGCTCAAAAATTGTGTCTGTTGGAGATGACCAGGAAATTCACATCTATGATTGTCCAATTTAA